CGGCTGAAAAGAGGGTTTCAAAGTATCCTATTCCTCTTGTTTCTTGTCTTGTCATTGTATTTCCTCCAAAAATAACAAAACCTGCTAGGTTTTCCTAAAAGGTTTTCTCATTTGCTTAAGAAGCTAGACTAAAAGGCAAGTCAGCTTCTAAGACTTGTTTTTCTGTGGTGTTAATCACCCTATCATGGTTCACGTTAGCATCCCAATCATCCATATCTGACATGGTGCGAATGTAACGATACCAATTACCATCACTTGGGCTATTTGCCAGTTCTTTTGCCCGTGGATGCTGAAGAACGTTGGTCTTCTTATCCCTGAAGACATTTTGTTTTGAGATGAAGATAAGTGCTTCATCAACTCCTATACGGGCAACCTCATCAGGTGTCAAGAGGTCACGTTGGATGGTTTGAATAGACTGACTGCTTGAGCCTTGCGCCCCCCTGGTTTGGGACTGATTCTTGACATTGATAGTCTGTTTACCACTCCGCATGGAGAAGTAATTCATTGTTTCCTTGTCATTTGTTCCCAGGTAAACCAGGGTAGCGCAGTTATTGAAGATAGTTTCCCACTGGTCTTTATAAAGTGTTTTCAGTTGGCTGATAGCCTGAATGATAATATCAATAGAAATTTCACGTGAACGAACTGAAGAGAGCGTTTCTGTAAAATTTGGAAATCGTCCAAAGTTGGCAAACTCATCTAAGATAAGTCTAATATGGAGTAGGTCTTCAGGTTCACAAGTGGGGTGATTTCCCTGAAGAATTTCATCGGCGGTCATTGGTAGTTGCCTAAACATCATGGCAAACATGGTAGTTGCAATAAAGTTGAAAGATTTGTCTGTTTCAGGGATTGCAATAAAGACCGCTGTTTTCTCCGTCTGCCATTTTTCCATTTCCATTGAGTCACGGGCAGTCAGTTTCCTTACTGCTTCATGGTCAAAAGATGAAAAAACTGTTGAAGAGATAAATCTAACTGAACTAGCTGTCTTTCCTTCAGCATTTTTAATAAATAGTTCCCATTGTCTGTTTGCATAATTACCTGGTAATTCCTCCTCTAACTCTTCAAACATTCTTTCAACTGGACTTGGAATATCCTCGTCTTCACGTTGGATATTTCGAAGCAAATCTGAAACCTGACCGATATTTGGCTCATATTTTCCTAAAACTTTACCATCAAAATAGAGATAGCCTATCAAAGCACGCATCAAAAGAATTTCAGCCTTGTTCCAAAAGTCTTCTCCTATGTTGTCTGAAACTTTTGTCCCTTCCTTAATAGCAGAAGCAACCCTATCAATATCTAATTCATCGTGCATATAGTGAAAGACATTAAACTGATTAGAATTAGTCAGGTTTACCAGGTCAAAGACCTTGATTTTATAGCCGTTAGCTTCAAGCATCTTACCTGTTTCTCGGACAAGAAGTCCTTTAGGGTCTGTGATGACAAATGAACTGTTCATCTGCATCAGGTTGGGCTTTACAAAGGTAAAGGTTTTACCATCACCAGGCAGACCAACTGTCAAAGTATTTTTGTTGAGTTGACGGTTAAAAGGAAGTCGCTTATTAAATAACCCCATCCGTGCATTTTGGCTGAAAATCATATCATTTTCAGAGTCTTTATCTCTGAAGGAAGCTATCTCCTTACTCGTTGCGTAACGTGCCGACCCGTATTCCTCGCCGTAGCGGTAACGCCCTTTGTCGTTGACTCGAAAGTAAAACATCAGGACGATAAAGAAAGCAATCCCCCCACCATATAGGCTAGATTGAGTGACCGAAAAATCAATCAAAGACTTGCTTGACCAGTTAGCTGTCATCCAGTCTAAACGGGCTTCATCAAAAAAGATGACCCCTTCTGTCGCAGGGGCTAGGTCATAAAGTTTAACCAACCAATGCACCACATAGAAGAGAAGCAACCCCACAATAAAGTAAGGGAGAAATTTACGTTTTTTCTGTTCTGTAATCATCTATAACCCCTTTTCATCTTTAGCAATCGCCTTTTTAGGCGTTGGAACTTTAACCTGGTTTTTAGTTTTAATATCAGCCTTGACCTGCTTCTTGTAATAAGTGAGTTTTTCCTTCACGGTCATATTTTTAGGACTTTTAACCAGGTTATAGGATAGCTTCTCAGCCTTGTCAGGATTCGTTAAATCATTGATGATACCCTTGAAACTTGCTTCAAGCGCCTTCACATTTTTGGCATCGATAGCAATGGTGTTTGTCCCATTTCCATTGTCCTTGATGGAAAAACCCACGTCATAACCTTTCAGGTATTGTTCCAGGCGTTCTGTGTTGACTTCATGATTCATAAAGGTTTCAAAATGCTTGGTTTCCTTAGTTGCCATGAACTGATTCCAGTTAGTCTTGTCTGAGAAAACCTTGTTTTCACTGTGGCTTTTGATTGTTTGATAGCCATTTTCCATAGCATAATAGAGAGCCTTCAGCATCAATTCTCCTGTGAGTTTGTAAACCTCACCAACCTTCATTCCAACTCGTTCTTGGTCCATTTTTACCTCCTTTTTCTAAAAAGAAAAGCGGTGAGGATGTTGACCTACCGCTGTCATATCTTAGTTGCTTTTAAGTGTTCTTTTCTTGAAGAAATACGCCATCAGTCCTGCAAGAATACTTGTCCCTGCAAGAGTCATCAACGCTTCTTCTTTCTCGCCCGTGTGTGGCAAGGTCTTCATTTCACCTGTTTGGTCTGTGATGCTGATGGTCTTATCAGCATTAACTGTCCCTCCCACTGCTTCAGGGGCAAGAGTGCTTGTTGAACCATCTGAATAAGCGACAATCACTTGACTATCTTGAGTTGTTACAATCTGATAGCCTGTGTTTGTATAAACTGGTGCTGATGGGGCTACATTTGAGACCACTTGACCTGTGACAGTTGAAGTTGTACCAACTTGACTAGCTCCTGCATCTACTGCTGTTTGAGCTGAAATATTAGGATTGTTAGTTGGAACAGTGACATCAGGAGTCAGAGTCGTTGACCCACCATCAATTGTTGGAACGGTCACCGTGTTTTTTTCCGCAGGCTCATTTGTGTTTGGTTCAGTTGTCGTGTCAGCATCTTGGGTAGGTGCTTCAGTTGAAGATGGCTCACTAGCTGAATTGTCTTCAGTCGAAGGAAGAGAGGTCTCTTCAGTTGATGGCGGTGTGACTTCAGTTGAAGGTGTTGTTTCCGCAGGCTCATTTGTGTTTGGTTCAGGTGTGCTTGGTGTTTCAGTTGGGGTTTCAGGAACAGTTGGAACAACGGTATCATCTGAAGGCGCTGAAGAGGTATCCGTTGGCACTTCAGGCGTGGTCACAACCGCAGGCACATCAGACGTTACAGGGGCGTTTTCATCTGCAAATGCAGTCAGAGGGCTTGCTGAAGCAAGCACCGCTACTGATGATAAAGTGATAAGTTTTGTCCATTTTTTCATGTTGATACTCCTGTTTATAATTATGTTTATATTTATAATGATATTTATAGCTATTTAAATCACTATGTTTATTCAGCAAAACTTGAAAAATTTGGCTGACCAACCAGGACATAGCCATACTTGGATTTTTTATCTTCCTTGAAGGGAAGCGTAAGACGAACGGTCTTAATGTTGCTGTCATCATCTCCCTTGGTTGTCACGATAAAAGTTACTTTGATAGTATCTTTTGATGATGACAGCGTTTCATAGATGGATGATTGAACCTGAGTCGCTTTTTTAGCTTCTACACCTTCAGCCTTCAAGTCCTTACTCAAGAAGTCTGACAGATTGTCTGAGTTTCCTGAGTAATAGTTGGCAATGAAGAACCTCCCAACCACTTCAACTTTTCCCTGGTCAGCTTCAACCGACAAACGATTTTCAAAGCTTTGAAGTTTTTGATTTTGGGACTGTATCAGGCTAAAAGCAAAGACCGACATTCCCAAAGCTCCCAGAGATAGCAACTTCCAAATCAGCCCATTTGTGAGGATGTTTCCTCCTGGAGCTTTTTGAGTTTTTGGTTTTTTTGGTGCTACTGCTTGTTTTGGTTTTGAAACCTTTTGAGCCTTCTTTTCTTTTTTAGGTTTTTCAGTGGGCTTGACCAGGTCTTTTTTAGAAGCAGGTGCTTCTTCCTTCTCAATCTGAGGTGCTGAGATTGGCTCTACAAGCTCATCTTCAGTTTTTTGTGTGACCTCTTCTGCGGAAACGCTCGCCTGTGGCTTACGCTGAAGCAAAGAGAAGCCTTTTTTCTCACGCTTCAATCCGAAGTTGGAAAGGGCTTCTTCTACAATTTCCTGAAGGGGAAGGGTAAGAGTCATATTGTCCAGGAGTGAGCCATCTTCAGCAACTTGTTCAAGCTGAAGAGTGAAAGACTCATGCCTATCTTCAGCCCAAACGGATTTTTCGTTGATAATTGATAACAGTTCATCTCGGTTAGGACAAGTTTCTTGCTGACGGGTTTGAATATTAGTAATCCGAAACATGACCGTCACCACCATTCTCAGCAACTGTCTCAGTCTTGGAAAAGAGTTCCAGGTCTTCAATAGACTTGCCTGATTCTGCCATCAAAGCGACAATATAATCAGCCTTAGCTGTTTTAAGCTGTTTGTTTAGCTCTCTTTCCTTGTTAGCTAACTGTGTTTTTTGGTCTTTGATTTTTTCAAGTTCAGCATCAAATTTATTGATTTTTGCTTTAAGTGTTTCTGTTTGTGATTTTCTAGTAACCATTCTTTTTCTCCTTTTCGGTAGCTAGTTAAGAAGCAACTTCTTCAGAGCTTGCTTCCACTTTGTCTTGTGATTCTTTTGATTCTTCTTTGTCTTCTAAAGACTCTTCTGTTTTTTCATCTTCTTCAGACAAAATAGTATTATCCAAGATGCCATAATCACCTGATTGGTCTGTGAGAATGATTGACTCAATCTTATTGACCTTGAGTGTGCCATTATCATTAACGTAGGTCAGACGAAGCGTGAGCTTATTCATGACATCTTTTTGAGCGGTGTCATAGTTCTTCTTTTCATCAAGCAAAGTATTGACATAGTTTACCTGAGTGATGACGGATAAGCTGTTCTGATTGATGAAGATTTCTGAAGACTTATATTCAAAATCAACCACAAAGCCTTTGTAAGTCTGACTGACTGGTTCATCTTCTTTAGCAACCTCTTGATTATAAAGCGCATCAGTCATATATTCCTTATAACGCTTGCGGTTTTCACCCAGGTCTTTCTTGGTGAAATAGTTCAACAGAAATTCTTCGACCTTGTCTTGTGTGAGAACTTCTTCTTTTGGGCTTTGTTTGGTTTCAGATGCCCCCGTCTTTGTTGTTTTACCTGATGAGGTTTGACCAATCCCTACTCCGACAAAGACTGCAATCACAACTAAAAAAACGTAACCAATTATTTTCAAATACCTGATTTTTGTTTCATCTAACATATTTTTCCTATCTTTCTACTTTATTTTGGTGGAATAGCAAAAGTAAAATACGTTTGGTTAGTCCATACAGCCCAATGAATTTTATTTTGAATCCCACTCACATTACATTCTGAGATAAGGAATGTTCCATCCTCATTAACATATTCCACGTAGGCTACATGTCCATATTGTGGAAGCGTATATCCAAATCCTCCTGCTACTGATACAACAGAACCTGCAACTGGTTTGTCACTGAATATCCATCCTCTAGCGACTAGTCCTCTCACCCAATCTTGACCATTTCCAAGCCAATTATAGTGCGGTGAACCTGCTTCCACAAGACGATTATAGACATACCAGGTACATTGACCGATTGGATAAGTATTGCCATCAAGCAAAGCGGACACGGTTGCTGAAGAAGGATAGCTTTTAAGTTTTGAAGCATACTCTTGAGGGAATCCCCAGGAGCTTTGTAGGGTTGAGCTTCCGCCTTTGGTACTGCCACCCGTTGGATTTTTAAGGTAGGCAAGCACTTGTTGAGCGTTGTTCTGACGTTGAACTAACTTATCCCCTGAATTTCCTTCCCAATAGACCAGGAAGGTTGTTGTCAATGAATTGACATCCTCATTAGAATGTAGCACGTCATTCAGGATTTTAATGTAATAAGGGCTATCCCCGTGAAGCATGAAATCAAGCTGAAGCTCTAAATCGTACCACTTTTTACCTTTTGACTTAGCATAGTTCAGAAGGGCTGTGTGACGGGTTGAACCGTCTGCCGTATCTGTCCATTGACCAAGTCCTAGTCCTCTATGAACGATATTAGGATACTTACCGCCATAGACTTCCATGCTTAACCAATTAGGGTCATCCCAAGAAGTTGCTGAAGCACCAACAGGGGGGCTGAGATAGTCTCCTTCAGCCCGTTTGGCTGTGATGGAGGATTCTGTCCAAAAGTTCCCTAACATAGCTGAAACGCCGTTTTTGGTTACTTTAGGGTCTTGTTTCTTCAGATAGTTATAGATATTATTGATTTTCTCGGCAATATCGCCCTCAATATTCATATCTGAAATGACTGACGTTGTTTGATTGTACTCCACTTTAGGAAGGTAAAAGCCAACGTTGACCCAAGCCCATTCCTTCTTTTTCTTGTCCTTGAGTTTCTTATAATAGACCTCTTGACCTGATGACTCGCTGACCTCACCAATCTCATCACCTGCTTTGACCAAATCACCATTTTTCACTCGAAGGCGTGCCACCTTTTTATAAGTGAACTCTGCAGAACTGGTCTTAATGGTAACATCTGTCCCCTCGATTGTGACCTTGCCACTCATGACGGCATAAAGTTTGTCTCCCTGGTTCGCTTGTAAAATCGAACCGTTATACATTTTGTTTTTTGAAACGTAGCCAAAGCGCTTGTCAATTCGGATAGGGTCTAGCTTCTCATCATCAGCCTCATTAGTAAAAGGGTTGTCCAGGTCATTATAGGTTACATAGTAGCCAACTTCTTTTGCCTGTTCCAAGATTTCATCATAGTCCTTTATCTCATCTTTGCTAAGTTTGAGATATTTATTGTTGGTTGTCGTGTAAATATCAGCCATAGTCTTCAGATTGTCTTTGTCACCGTTCAGGTCTTTCCAAAGGTCAGACAAAAGTTCCTTATAAGAATGTTTGAACTGATACCACTTCTTATCCTTGGAATCATAATTGCTATTAAGGGTAAAGTCTTCATGCTTATATCCCATGAACATCATAATTTCGTCAATGTTTGTCCAATAGTCCACCTTGTCATTCGACTTCTCACGGTCAATCTTGGAAAGGTATGTCCAGGTTTCCGTCAAGTCAAATTCATTCTGTGAAACCGTTGAGCTTCCGCCACCTGTGACGACTCCTAGAAGGGCGATAATCAGGAAGCCTAAAAACATAATCAGATAAGCTTTAGCAGATAGCGGATTCTTGAGAACGGTCAAGATAGGTTTGCTGACAGTGCTTGCAACCTTCTTAGTGGTTCTAGCGGTCTTGCCTGCTTTTGATATTCTTAATCTGGCACGCAACCGCTGATACTTGTTTTTAAATTTGGTTTCCCATCGATTAGAAACGGGAGTCCTGGTAAACCCACGACCACGGGCAAGATTATAGGTGTGGTTTCCCGCCCCATAAACGCCCCTAGTCGCTCCTTTACCTATCTTGACAGTGTAACTGCCAATCTTCTTAGCTTGCCTGATTTCAGCGTGTGTGCGCCTGATATTTTGACGTGCTGAAGTAATATCTTCAAGAACGTCATTATCTTCAAAAGCAGAATCAACAAAGTGAGAAGCCTGGTAATGCGCAACCCTTCCGACCTTCTGAACGCCAGTCCCACCGTTACGTTGGATGGCTTGGCGCTTTTTGGTCTTAGTCGTTTTCTTCTTTTCTTTCAGGGTAGCTAATTCTTTGCTAGCAACCTGCCGTCTTGCCTTTTGTTTCTGCCCCAAGTACCGCTTTTCAGCATCCGTCTTGGGTTTTAGAAGCCTAAACTCCCTCTTTTCAGCCTGCTTATAGCCGTTTTTCGTTGTCTTGAGGTCAGACTTGGCTTCCTTGTAGTCACGCTTGGCATCTCGGAGGTCTTGTCTTGTTTTTCTTGACAACGTTACACCTCCTAAACATCTGTGGTCACAAGTTCATAAAGTCTTGTGTGATTAGGGATAGGATTTTCAAAAGGAACAACAATCTGACCTGCAACAATCAAGCCCGTTCCCTTTGCTTTTGGTTTTTCAATGTACCTGATAAGAGTTGGGGTCAACGTAATAGCTTTTGATAGTGCTAAAAGGTCAGATTTCTTATGTTTCAAGAGTATCATGAACTCACTATTTGAAACGAGCTTACGTCCTTCTTCCTTGTTCATCAAGGTTTCAATGTTCTGAGTGATGGCTGTAGCAATCGCTCCATATTTACGAACCCGTGAATACAATTCAGTAAAGAAGATAGCTTGTGCTTCTTCTTTAAAGAAAAGCTGAACTTCATCAAAGTAGATGCGAGTTGTCAATTTTCCTTGAGAAGCAACAACCTGATTCCAAATATAGTCTTGAATAACCATCATAGCAAATGGTTTAAGTTTACCTGACAGACGTTTTAAGTTAAAGACTACGAAAAGGTCAGTAATATCAACATTTGTCTCATGTGCAAAGATATTTTGCGACCCTTTAGCATAGATTTCTGATTTAAGCGCTAGCTCCTGGGCTTCAGGTTCAGGCTGTTCTTCCAAAATATCATGCCAATCTTTAAGGGTTGGGGTCTTATCACTACCTGCAAAGTGCTTGTAGGTCTCACGGGTGACACGGTCAATGATGGTATATTGAACGTCCCCAACTTCATCAAGGATAGACTCAAACAGACCCATGAGCAAGTTTGACTTGTCACCGATAGGGTCATCATCCCCATCCTTCAGTTGACTGACATCAGGCAAATCCATCAGGTTCAAGTGAGATTTTGAACCAATGTAAATATCAACCAACTGCGCTCCAAATTCTCGCCCAATATCTGAATACTCATCTTCAGGGTCAACAATAATGATACGGTCTTCAGGATTCTTCAGATAGGTTGGGATAATTTCCATAGTCTTCACGGTAACAGATTTCCCTGAACCTGAAGAACCAAGAACCACTCCCGAACCAGTATTGAGGTCAGCCTTACGGTCAACTGTGATAACGTTGTTGGACAGTTGATTTTGACCATAATAGAGCGCCCGTTCACTTTCTGACTTGAGGTCAACATTGGTAAACGGCACTTGAGTTGCAAGGTTAGCTGTGGTCATATCACGGACAAAACGGCGTTTCACATTTAGGAATATATGACCAATTGGAAGGATAGTGTTCAGTCCTTCTTCCTGGTAATAGTAACAATCCTGGAAGTCAACCCCAACCTTACGAGAAGC
This region of Streptococcus thermophilus genomic DNA includes:
- a CDS encoding phage tail tip lysozyme, which produces MSRKTRQDLRDAKRDYKEAKSDLKTTKNGYKQAEKREFRLLKPKTDAEKRYLGQKQKARRQVASKELATLKEKKKTTKTKKRQAIQRNGGTGVQKVGRVAHYQASHFVDSAFEDNDVLEDITSARQNIRRTHAEIRQAKKIGSYTVKIGKGATRGVYGAGNHTYNLARGRGFTRTPVSNRWETKFKNKYQRLRARLRISKAGKTARTTKKVASTVSKPILTVLKNPLSAKAYLIMFLGFLIIALLGVVTGGGSSTVSQNEFDLTETWTYLSKIDREKSNDKVDYWTNIDEIMMFMGYKHEDFTLNSNYDSKDKKWYQFKHSYKELLSDLWKDLNGDKDNLKTMADIYTTTNNKYLKLSKDEIKDYDEILEQAKEVGYYVTYNDLDNPFTNEADDEKLDPIRIDKRFGYVSKNKMYNGSILQANQGDKLYAVMSGKVTIEGTDVTIKTSSAEFTYKKVARLRVKNGDLVKAGDEIGEVSESSGQEVYYKKLKDKKKKEWAWVNVGFYLPKVEYNQTTSVISDMNIEGDIAEKINNIYNYLKKQDPKVTKNGVSAMLGNFWTESSITAKRAEGDYLSPPVGASATSWDDPNWLSMEVYGGKYPNIVHRGLGLGQWTDTADGSTRHTALLNYAKSKGKKWYDLELQLDFMLHGDSPYYIKILNDVLHSNEDVNSLTTTFLVYWEGNSGDKLVQRQNNAQQVLAYLKNPTGGSTKGGSSTLQSSWGFPQEYASKLKSYPSSATVSALLDGNTYPIGQCTWYVYNRLVEAGSPHYNWLGNGQDWVRGLVARGWIFSDKPVAGSVVSVAGGFGYTLPQYGHVAYVEYVNEDGTFLISECNVSGIQNKIHWAVWTNQTYFTFAIPPK
- a CDS encoding LPXTG cell wall anchor domain-containing protein, yielding MKKWTKLITLSSVAVLASASPLTAFADENAPVTSDVPAVVTTPEVPTDTSSAPSDDTVVPTVPETPTETPSTPEPNTNEPAETTPSTEVTPPSTEETSLPSTEDNSASEPSSTEAPTQDADTTTEPNTNEPAEKNTVTVPTIDGGSTTLTPDVTVPTNNPNISAQTAVDAGASQVGTTSTVTGQVVSNVAPSAPVYTNTGYQIVTTQDSQVIVAYSDGSTSTLAPEAVGGTVNADKTISITDQTGEMKTLPHTGEKEEALMTLAGTSILAGLMAYFFKKRTLKSN
- a CDS encoding VirB4-like conjugal transfer ATPase, CD1110 family, giving the protein MILNLGKKSKNLTKAEKERKARLKRSLKASTQNTIKYNSLFENGVMHIAKNEWSRTYRLGDVAYISANQEEKIDVIDTHAEVLNSLDAGTTYQILVINRRIEDNAVDQIKFEEVGDGFDNFRREYNEMIESRFSSDSKNFQVEKYVTLKTEAYNRGQADANLSELGNSLENQYSQMDISFEEMDGKERLDVFAELLIGKRKLPYTFKDVALSELHTKDFIAPNRIHFLENRFRINEGVAKVMYARNYPTFLTDRMIKNLTDIGVELAITVQAEPYEPSGFLKKINNADTTIKAEMVKAQRSGAQEGVDQELAVSGRAREISESTRRWKEEIDDNDQKAFSGLIAVYFKADSEEELSSITDKVQTASRKVGVDFQDCYYYQEEGLNTILPIGHIFLNVKRRFVRDMTTANLATQVPFTNVDLKSESERALYYGQNQLSNNVITVDRKADLNTGSGVVLGSSGSGKSVTVKTMEIIPTYLKNPEDRIIIVDPEDEYSDIGREFGAQLVDIYIGSKSHLNLMDLPDVSQLKDGDDDPIGDKSNLLMGLFESILDEVGDVQYTIIDRVTRETYKHFAGSDKTPTLKDWHDILEEQPEPEAQELALKSEIYAKGSQNIFAHETNVDITDLFVVFNLKRLSGKLKPFAMMVIQDYIWNQVVASQGKLTTRIYFDEVQLFFKEEAQAIFFTELYSRVRKYGAIATAITQNIETLMNKEEGRKLVSNSEFMILLKHKKSDLLALSKAITLTPTLIRYIEKPKAKGTGLIVAGQIVVPFENPIPNHTRLYELVTTDV
- a CDS encoding VirD4-like conjugal transfer protein, CD1115 family yields the protein MITEQKKRKFLPYFIVGLLLFYVVHWLVKLYDLAPATEGVIFFDEARLDWMTANWSSKSLIDFSVTQSSLYGGGIAFFIVLMFYFRVNDKGRYRYGEEYGSARYATSKEIASFRDKDSENDMIFSQNARMGLFNKRLPFNRQLNKNTLTVGLPGDGKTFTFVKPNLMQMNSSFVITDPKGLLVRETGKMLEANGYKIKVFDLVNLTNSNQFNVFHYMHDELDIDRVASAIKEGTKVSDNIGEDFWNKAEILLMRALIGYLYFDGKVLGKYEPNIGQVSDLLRNIQREDEDIPSPVERMFEELEEELPGNYANRQWELFIKNAEGKTASSVRFISSTVFSSFDHEAVRKLTARDSMEMEKWQTEKTAVFIAIPETDKSFNFIATTMFAMMFRQLPMTADEILQGNHPTCEPEDLLHIRLILDEFANFGRFPNFTETLSSVRSREISIDIIIQAISQLKTLYKDQWETIFNNCATLVYLGTNDKETMNYFSMRSGKQTINVKNQSQTRGAQGSSSQSIQTIQRDLLTPDEVARIGVDEALIFISKQNVFRDKKTNVLQHPRAKELANSPSDGNWYRYIRTMSDMDDWDANVNHDRVINTTEKQVLEADLPFSLAS